GGAATAAAGCCGGAAAAGAGAAGTCTACGAGATTACCTTCACAATAATAGCCTAATGTAAGCAACAGGTCAGAATGACAGCGAAAAAAAATATTTCGTGGGTGAATTTTTATATTCTGTAGATTTCGATGATGCAGTGTATACTTTCAAGTAACAATTTCAAAAAATGAACTACTCTAATCTTTTGTACATGTCAGAACTGGACAAAACCTCGAGGTCCtctgtgcttttattgtgaagtctGACCAGGAAATTGCAGCAACTTACTTCCTCCCCGTCGGACAACAGACATGGCGGAGTACAGCCAGGCGGGCCTCCTGGCGGCTCTGCTACTCTTCACGGCTCTGACGGTCCGGGATATTTATCTCGGGAGATCCAACCCGCTGCGCGGAAACCAGCCGGCCGGCAGCCCCGGCCTATCCGCCGACAAGGACCCCGGAAAACCCGCTAAGTCCTCCCATTACACCGGGCCGGTGCTCAAGTTCCAGTACTGGTGAGTTAGCATCGAAGATAAACGCTCGCTTAGCTCAAAAGCTAACAGTTGGTTTAAAAATCTGTTCGTGCTGCGTTTAAATGTTTCCTGACGTCACGTTTGACATAATGAACGACTGAATTGTTTTCTAAAAtcgaatttaaaaatatttagttgATTTTGTTGGcctctttcaaaataaatcacaaatttcTTATTTAAAGCGACACGAATTTATGAAGAATTAATTTTACAAAGCTATAGAATAAAATTGATGAATATTTTGTGCCGAACCATTAGTGTTGTTTGAACAGTGGTCTCATTGGATATTAAAGTCTTGAGGCTGTAAAGCTAATAATATATAGCATCAACCGTTCTGAGTCGtcacttgacctttgaccccacccTATATTTTTCAGCATCTCCTGAGGTTACAGTAAAGTGTTCCAGGAGTACTCCAGAGCGATCAGCCAGCTGTACCCGGACATCCGCATTGAGGGAGAAAACTACCCCCCGACCCCCTTCAACAGGTGAGCGTTGAGCTGAAGGTCAGGTGGACCGGACGTCAGAACCACCCGGTTCCACCAGTACCGACCAGTAAAACCATCCCAGCTgcaggatagatagatagatactttattaatcccggaggaaattgcatgtgCTCTCTCCCCTCAGGTGTGTTGGTAACCTGATCTCCTACCTGAAGCTCCTCTCCATTCTGCTGATCGTCAGCGGCCAGAATCCCTTCATCCTCCTGGGCCTCGACACGCCCACAGCCTGGAACTGGAGTCAGGACAACAAGGTGAGTGTCAGCAGGTGCACCGGCAcaggtaagccccgccccacTGGGAGGCTGCTGGGAAACACCTGAGGAGCTCCGGATGTGATCGGATagatacaaaaacaaactgagagTGGATGTTGATGGATGGAAAcatggttaccatggaaactgaTTCTGTCTGGTCACTGTTGTCGTCAGATCTTCTCCTGTCTGATGGCCTTCTTCCTGTTTAACATGATGGAgactcacttcctgtctacAGGAGCCTTTGAGGTCACTCTCAACGGTGAGTTCTGATTGGTTTGTCACAAGGAGTAACAGGAAGGGGGGGGGCTTCCTTTAAAGATTGTTTTgtgtcccccctccctcagatGTCCCCCTGTGGTCGAAGCTTCAGTCAGGGTACGTCCCAAACATCCAGGAGATCTTCCAGATCCTGGACAACCACCTGAAGATGAACCAGGTGGATCCCATGAGCTTCTCCTCAACATAGAGCTGCACAGGTaagcccacccccaccctcccacctgtctgtgatgtcatcacactgAACCTATCATCTGTCTCTCCTCAGTCACGCTGCGTTTAAGTGTCCCTGCTCAGTGGGACGTTCGACCGCTGGCTTTAATGAAGGTTTGGCCTTAAAGCAGACTCTGCCAGGTCCAGCCAGATGTCCCTCCGCCACAAAAGGAGCGCTCCCGCTGTCGGGTCACAGCTCGGCACTAcagtacccacaatgcaccagtgCAGCGACAGCTCTACTGGAATCGACTGTTTTCTGATGGTTCGGTTTGATTTTATCTGTTTAGCTTGttaagaataaataatatgatgGTACCACTGTTAGCATCATGCTAATTAGCCTCTTTTTGGACACAGTGAGACTTTAAAGAGAATCAACACTGTAAtctgaatttaaatgtttgtcatttgtctgaaacaataaaaatcatgaaaaacaaaatcaggacttgtgaaacaggaagtgatcgaTTCAGAAGTGATTAAAACCATAAACCAGTGTATAttcaaacatgtattttttcaaACAACTACACGGAAAACAAAAGCCAGGCATCACGTGCCTTTTAATGACCTTTAATTACCTTAAAGCGGTGGAGAAGGACACAGAGCCCGAGCTCCTCTGACCAGGAGAAGGCAGCTTTCTCTAGCGGAGACCCTCGGTATTAAACCACAACGACCCGTCACAGTAACGTTCAGCTGGACTTGAAGAgcagcttttattctgaaagtcaCATTAAGACGACACGAGGGACAAAATACTGAACCCTTGACCTGCGAGGACAAAAATGGAGGTTTGTGTGTTAATGTCTGTGTTCATGCTTATTTTAGATTTCCTACATGTGGTTATggttgcacatacagtatatgtgtatacaTGTCTATAAATGTGTCTTCGTACGGAAAGTATAGACATGAGTTTATGTCTGTGTATATCGAAGAGATTTAAACATTATACACatgctattcattattttgctggctgcagaagtatttagttttaatcatacaataaacttttctatcactcaGTGACTTTTcacacacttgaactcatctaatttcacacacacacacacacacacacacacacacacacacagttacaataACAAAGTTACAATAACAATTCCATTAGAGGACATACGTTCTATAAATGTTCTTCATTCACAGGATGATATGATgtgacattatatatatatatatatatatatatatatatatatatatatatatatatatatatatatatatatatatatatatatatatatatgggttTCTTTCTGAACTACTATcactttattgaaccctgcaagaaTCAATCATTATAAATCAATTTTCTAGAATGTATGACTACAATAGAACAAGAAAGGATcaacacattaaattaagttATATTCTGGTTCATTCAGAAAATGCATTCAATACAGGAAACCTCAAAGTGCTTTCTTTGGTCCACGACCTTTGAGTGGCTGCAGTACAGCCACCCTGCCAGCAGAGGACGCACACGTTCCCAATGAATGAAGCGTTGAGTAATGAACACAAAGCCCCTTGGAGCCTCATTTGGACATCACCAGAGAAGAGGTCACCGTCTCTTCATCTTTAGCTTTTTCTTTAGCTGGCCGGCTgaatccatttttttcttttattttcttaattctctttctatcttttcATTCTCTGCTGcagttttattctttaatttaacCAACCAGGCTGTGATggcattattttatttcctttacaCATTACTATGTATTTAAAGCATATTCATCTCTTGTTCATCCACCGTTGGTTTCCACCCATATTTTAGGTTTCCCTCTGtcttgtctgttaaagcactttgtagAGACTTGTTTTTGATGATGCTCCATAAATAAAAACGTTTATTGTAATCTTTtgatgtgtgtgatgatgtcagatgTAGAGGGGGTGGTACCGGCGGGGGGTCACCCTCTTCCTGCAGGTGGGACATTTGTGTGACAAGTCCAAGGCATCCCTCAGACACTGTCTGCAGAACACATGACCGCATTTTGTGGAAACAACCAATCGGCCGCTCTTTACAATCTGTGCAAGAAGGaacaaccagccaatcagaactcaCGATTCTGGTGTCCAGGTGTGCAACAGGTGCGTTTGTGTCTCACCTCAGAGTAGGAGTCCAGACAGACGGGGCAGCTGACCATCCCAGGAGTCGACCTGAAAACAGACCGACTTGGTTTACAGGGACCAGTCTATCACCTGGAGGTGTTAGCAGTGACAGAATGCAGAAGGGACGTGTCTATTACCTGGTGGCGCTGCCGCTGTGTAAAGAAGACATCACTGTTGTGTTGACCacggggggcgtgtcctcctcttcatcgctgcTGTCGTCACTCCCGTCTGTGGGGACCTCCCTGTTCTGAGGACCTgaaggagaaacacacacacacacacacacacacacacacacacacacacacacacacacacacacacacagacacacacacacacacacacacacacacacacacacacacacacacacacacacacacacacacacacacacacacacacacacacacacacacacacacgtcagccCCAGTCTGTCaaagaaactttatttaaacatgttagTCAACTGAAAAGGAAAGAATAAAGTTTTACCTTTTTTGACCAATTTTCcaaccatcatcaccagcagcagcagaatgaCAAACTGCGAAAGACATTTGATTGGTTTTCTCTGAACACTGGCCAATAATCATTAAGTGATTGTGGGCGTCAGCTGCTACCAGCAGTGGGTTGTCCTCGATGAAAAAGATGACGCTGAGAATAGTACAGGATTCCATCAACAGACGCTGCAGCCACACCTCACCTGAAGACAGCAGCTATcgattatcatcatcatcatcatcatcatcatcatcatcatcatcagcatcagcatcagcattgTATGTTCTTACCACCCCACGTGATGTtccttatacagtatgtcacagactgcaacaccccgcgacacccctgaattcaaaattttaccctgacctccttgcttaggtcaaagatcaaagcgagtgctctgacctactgtcgctgatcaaagtactagctttgagctatggtcttactcacactggccctcTCTTTGTCTTCCTATCTCATCCAGTGCGAGTGTAcaaaattgaccttgacctggtgtGTTCattcgtccgtttgtccgttagttagtccaccaaatatctttgcaaccgttgcagatagaaaggtgaaacaaaaagcacgttactcgGGCGGCAATTTGATCTACTGTTGTCAATGAAAAGTACATcgctattcattcattcatcttcagtactcGCTTCCGCTGTGGCGTGTCGAGGGGAGCTggtcctatcccagctgactgagggggTGCAGATAGTTGCAGTTTCATATGATCAGTCAGTGGTGTTGTCAGGGTACTGACTGACACGCTGTCCTTGTAACCATGATCATTAACAATAATAACCACTGAGTAATTATAttcaattcacattttaaatcgGAACTGCAGGTTCCGGTTCGGTGTTTGGGGTGAATCTGATTCAGACTGGTTTTCTAGTAGTTAGCATCTAGCACAGAGGTTAGCATTGACATACCGACAGTGTTTCTCTCAGTAAGGTTAAACGTGGACTCACCTCCACCCCCTTGGGGTGTTCTGACTATAATCAGTTCCTGCCTTTGAAGCTTTCTCTCAAGGTTCTTTGAAGTTTCTTTGAAGGAGTGGGGCCAACATGTGTGTGGGTCTCCATCAGGTCCTCAGAACAGGAGACAAGAAGggagggacacgccccccagaTGCGTCATACTATAGGTTAGGTACTACATCAGACTATAGGTTAGGTACTACATCATACTATGGGATAGgtactgcatcatactataggATAGGCTGCTACATCATACTATAGTTTAGGTACTACATCATACTATGGGATAGGTACTACATCATACTATAGATTAGGTACTACATCATACTATAGGATAGgtactgcatcatactataggATAGGTACTACATCATACTATGGGATAGGTACTACATCATACTATAGGATAGGTACTACATCATACTATAGGATAGGTACTACATCATACTATAGGATAGGTACTACATCATACTATAGGATAGGTACTACATTATACTATAGGATAGGTACTACATCATACTATGGGATAGGTACTACATTATAGTATAGGATAGGTACTACATCATACTATGGGATAGGTACTACATTATAGTATAGGATAGGTACTACATTATACTATAGGATAGGTACTACATCATACTATGGGATAGGTACTGCATCATACTATGGGTTAGGTACTACATCATACTATAGGATAGgtactgcatcatactataggTTAGGTACTACATTATAGTATAGGATAGGTACTACATCATACTATGGGATAGGAACTACATTATAGTATAGGATAGGATAGTAACTCATACTATAGGTTAAGGTAATAATGTTACTCTATCACACTATAGGTTATgctctaatttaatttaatactgtttatattttaatttttttagtatatgtcctgttaatgctgcatgtgtctgttagtgtagtgtatgtcttgtggtatgttctgttttgtttttgttttttcctggtgtttggctgagcagtggatatgtgcaatttcctctgggattattaaagtatctatctatctatctatcgatcgatctatctatctatcctatATGATCTATCCTATATGATACTATAGGTTAAGCTATTATAGGTAACATATTATATGGctttgttcagactagtcgccaaaatccaatttttagccCGTCCGGATTGATATCGGATGTCTCtgttgtagtctgaacagtcctaTACCACATGAAACCCGACTTTTGTGGGActgattgaaaccacattctggAAGAGTTTCATATTGGATGTGGACAGATGTGCCTCAGTCtaaacagctccaaacacaccgatcggatatgaaaggaaatctgatatACCTGCAGTCTGAATGCGGCCTGTTATATTAGGCTACTCTATCCTTGTGCaataaagtatccatccatccatttctcttACTCTATTTTATCAATACCCACGCCGGACAGGAGGGGGCGCTAATTCACCGAAAACATACTCCCCAGCCACCGGAcgaaccacagaagaagaagccgGTTCAAAAGTCGGAACTCATCGGTCTCCTAAAGCTAACCGATAACCGCTAACGGAGGGAGACACTGCCGGTAAGTCGCTGCTAACTACTACATGCTAACTTCTAGAAGACATTTCTGGGCCAGATTCGCGCCGAACCGGAACCGGAACACACCGTTCCGATCTCAAATGTTCCATCAACCCTTGGCGGGACACGAAAGGCTTTGGGTTTGACATTTCAGCCGCTACTGTCAggtgctagctagctagctagctgaaTGCTAGGAGCTGTGGGAAACAAGAGCCTGAGAGCTCTGATGCTAGCACTAATGCTAGCTCTGATTCTAGCACTAATGCTAGCTGGTTTCAGTTGGGCAATTAAATGCTAAACGGGAAACGACAGACTGTTAGCATAATGCTAACAGAACCGGAACCAGCTGAGGTTCTTCCATGATGACGTCATGACTTTGTAATTCCGTATAGCGGTTTATTACGACCTCCAGGCCACCGTAGTTGAGCTCCGATGTATTTATAAGGTCAGGAAATGGAAAAGCGCGCAAGACAAATTCCAGCCAATCAAACGAGCGAGCGGAAGCATCGGTTCCGGGTCCGGTCAGGtgttcttgaaggatctgttTCAGCTTCTCTTTTCCTCTGCAGAGCCGTCAGCATCTGACATGAGCAGCTCTGtaagttctcctcttcctcaccacgcctcttcttcttcttcacctggCATGTGTGCCGCTCCTGGTGTTCAAGCGGTTCGTCTTCTGCTCATGTGTGTTCAggttcagaggaagaggagggcagcAGGAAGTCCTCAGGTCTCCAGACCCGGCACCAAAACCAGGAGAGCGGCTAATGCTAGGAGGACATCGACCGCTAGCAGAGTGGCTAACAGGACGGCTGCTGCTAGGAGAACATCGGACAGCGACCCCGTCCCACCCACAGAGACCATCGATGTGATGGACAACACAGAGGATGGTCAGAACATACAGGATCTTTATTATTGGTCCCGGCTCAAAGGTGATGATGATCGATAATCAATAGCTAATCGATAGCTGGTGTATTCAGgtgtggaggaggtggtggatcTGACCTGCGAGGGATCAGAGTCCGCCGTCGTCGACCTGACCAACAACGACTCAGTGCTGGTAACAGCAGATGTCCACGATCGCTAAtgattattgatcagtgttCAGAGAAAACcaatcaaaatgttttcttgtggtttgtctttctgctgctgctggtgatgatgatgaagttgGTCGGCGAAGGTAAAACTTTTCCCTTTTCGGTTGACAAAAGTTTAAATGAAGGTTCTTTGAAGAAGTGAGGCcaacgtatgtgtgtgtgtgtgtgtgtgtggttctccTTCAGATCCTCAGAACAGTAGGGTCCCCACAGGCGAGAGTTACGTCGTCAgcagcgatgaagaggaggacacgccccctgtGGTCAACACAACACTGACGTCTTCTTTACATAACAGCAGCGCCACCAGGTAATAGATATGTCCCTTTTGACATTCGGTCACTGCCAACACCTCCAGGTGATAGACTGGTCCCTGTAAACCAAATCGGTCTGTTTTCAGGTCTACTCCCGGGACGATCAGTTGCCCCGTCTGTCTGGACTCCTACTCTGAGGTGAGACCCAAACGCACCTGTTGCACACCTGGACACCAGAATCGtgagttctgattggctggttgttCCTTCCTGCGCAGATCGTAGAGAGCGGCAGATTGGTCGTTTCTACGAAATGTGGTCATGTCTTCTGCAGCCAGTGTCTAAGGGATTCTCTGGCATCGTCACACACCTGTCCCACCTGCAGGAAGAGGCTGACCCACCGCCAGTACCACCCCCTCTACATCTGACATCAAACActtaaaaaattacaataaacgTTTTTATTTATGGAGTATCATCAAAAACAAGTCTctacaaagtgctttaacagacaagaCAGATGGAAACGTAAAATACGGGAGGAATAAACCCAAAGGACAGACGAAAATCACGCTGTCTGTCGATGAACGAGAGATGAATACGCTATAAATGCGTAGTAATGTCTAAAGGTAATgaaacgatgacatcacagcctgGGGGTGAATTAAAGAGTAAAACTGCAACAGAGAATGAAAAAGAATCAAGGTagtaaaagaaatttttaatcCACCGGCCAGCTaaagaaaatgagaggatgatgatgtcatcgggtTGGTCACCTTTGACTTGAAGGGTTAGCATTTTGAGCTAACATGACAAAGCCAGACATTCTTCAAAGTGATCGTAAGAGCTTAAGTCTTACCCAACAGGAAGCCAGGATAGTAGTATTGTGATGTATTTTTGAACCAATGACCAACCAAGCGACTGCATTTGAGACGTGTTGAATGCAAGAGAAAGAAGGGTtgcttcagacaggaagtggaacggGCTCGAATCTAAAAATGGCTTAGTGCTAGACAGGATACTTATCCCAGAGATCAGCTCCTCGGTGGTTAAAAACTTCTTAGCATTAAAGAACTGATGCCGA
The Antennarius striatus isolate MH-2024 chromosome 10, ASM4005453v1, whole genome shotgun sequence genome window above contains:
- the selenot2 gene encoding selenoprotein T2, producing the protein MAEYSQAGLLAALLLFTALTVRDIYLGRSNPLRGNQPAGSPGLSADKDPGKPAKSSHYTGPVLKFQYCISUGYSKVFQEYSRAISQLYPDIRIEGENYPPTPFNRCVGNLISYLKLLSILLIVSGQNPFILLGLDTPTAWNWSQDNKIFSCLMAFFLFNMMETHFLSTGAFEVTLNDVPLWSKLQSGYVPNIQEIFQILDNHLKMNQVDPMSFSST
- the rnf4 gene encoding E3 ubiquitin-protein ligase RNF4, translating into MSSSVQRKRRAAGSPQVSRPGTKTRRAANARRTSTASRVANRTAAARRTSDSDPVPPTETIDVMDNTEDGVEEVVDLTCEGSESAVVDLTNNDSVLLVGEDPQNSRVPTGESYVVSSDEEEDTPPVVNTTLTSSLHNSSATRSTPGTISCPVCLDSYSEIVESGRLVVSTKCGHVFCSQCLRDSLASSHTCPTCRKRLTHRQYHPLYI
- the LOC137603127 gene encoding E3 ubiquitin-protein ligase RNF4-like; translation: MESCTILSVIFFIEDNPLLFVILLLLVMMVGKLVKKGPQNREVPTDGSDDSSDEEEDTPPVVNTTVMSSLHSGSATRSTPGMVSCPVCLDSYSEIVKSGRLVVSTKCGHVFCRQCLRDALDLSHKCPTCRKRVTPRRYHPLYI